From Rhododendron vialii isolate Sample 1 chromosome 7a, ASM3025357v1:
TCTTATCTCAAGCCTTTGTTATATTTTGAAAGAACTCCCCTCATAGTTACCTCTGATAGCTTGAAGTTATAATTTCAATCCAATGGAATGGCTGAGGCTCTATTTGAGTGAATTAGATCAATTTATCCTCCTTTTGTTTCATTGGAACCTTTGCTAATGCAGTAGTTTTAAGGGTATGTATGTCATTTTAAGTCCTTTGTAGTAGAGGGTCTATAAATAGTAGTCTAGAGTGCTCATTaggtagcttttgattattaagaatattgaatatattgattgagacatagttttctctctctaccctttggGGTTTATCCCCTTGAATGGGATTTAGCTcatttctttgaatctttgattcccttttggtattttgattgcatcattttCTGGCATTGTCATGGAATTCAGCTTGCttctattttctgaattttgcaGTCTTTCTTGGTTTCTATTCCCACTTCATTCcttcttccaaaaattacttacACTAAAGTTCTTGAAGATGCAGGGTTCTGACAGTCGTAGCTTTGGTTCCGATTCCAATGAGTCAGGTTATGATGATAAAGCCAAATCACGCCAACATGACAATTTACAAAGTAGTGGGAACATTCCCAATCAAAATAACTATGGTTCACCAATGAAGTCTGATGAGTCTGCTGAAGTATTAGGAGATGATCCTGCAGAGACAGGTTTGGGACCAAAGTTAACTGATAAGAATTCCACTATATCGAATGGACCAGTGCATGGTGCAAGGCGAGCTGCTGTTTGGGGCCGTACCCCTGTGAGTATAAAGTTCTTAATaatgaaaaactattttactaacttttttcaataaataaaaaagggggATCTATCTTGGcataaacaaaacaacaaaaaaactgcATTTGATTTTCATGGAGGAATTATTACTTCTCCAGAAAATCTATAATTGCCTGAAATGATCGAATATGGAGACATTATTCATCTTTTGATGCCAACTCCCGACGATGCTCTAGATTCAGGATATGGCTTTCTAATTCTGTCTTTCTTCACTAGCATAGCTGTATTCTCTAATGATGATCTCAATGACATAACAATGTGACTCTAACTACGGGGCATCCCaaaacttttgtttttgctaGGAGAGCCCTTTAGTCCATCCACAGTATCAACTAAGCTCTATGGATTCATTTTGCTGAGCAGTGTACCTTTCTGTTTGGTTGGTATTATGacctttttttccttccatGTATATCTTCAGGCAAAGAAGAAACTTTCCATGGAATCCATTGATTTTCCCTTTGAAGACGAGTAAGAAATGCATCCTATGTCTATTATTGTTTGAAGCAAATCTAGCtatgtgtgtttttcaaaaaaaaattactccctccatccccatATGTTGTCGCTTTTGGCACTTTTTATTGTCCCAAAAAAGATTGTCCGTGGTCAACAGTAATGGGCCAAAGTTGATGAGTTTACTCTTTTACCCTTCACTTTGAACTTAATTACTGGCAATAAGAAAAGACAATGATGCTTTTTCTAAAAGACTTAAtggtaaaaatagaaaaaagagagagaaagatatgCCAAGTGCAATGATTATGTtcccttaataagttggaatccCTCGAAGGGACCAACAAATGGGAATGGATGGAGACATGGAGTATATGGATTACGTTTTTGTAGGTTTGATTGCTATGATGTAATAGGTATTACCACCTCTTTTTCTGTTTCACTTGTTTGAATTTAATTGGTATGTGGTAGAGAGTTAACTGTTTAGGCAGGTTATAAGCAGCTTTTATATAACACCAGTGAATTTAATATTAATCGCTTCTGTACCACCTCTTATATACCACCGCTTCAAGTCAAAGGGAGGCTTGTATGAATCTGATTAATTTGAAGCTGTCCCTGTTATCTTGGAAGGGAACTCTTTGGTGATCTTCTTGAGCGGAAATAGTTCTAATCCATAGTGGAGTTTGTGAATTTATCTTGTCAATACCCTAATAGCCCCTTAAATTATATAGCTATAGGGTCTAATGGAAAAATGTAAGGAACTTCTCAGTCTGATGTCTCTGAACCAGCCACCTGTTATAGACATGCACGCCAGTGAAATGGGCTTTTTATACATCAGCATATAGACCTCTATGTGTCGTCTTCAAAGAGACCTTGTATGGTCTCTTACATTTTAATACCTCCACTAAGATTAAGGGGTGTCCACTCGACCTCTATACTGTGAGCTCTGATTCTTTACTGTCTTATACCTTTTCGGTTCACTTCTTCATCTCTCCCACACACTTTCCTGAGGCTTCTATGCCTCAAGGTGCTCTGGTGAATGAAGAACGGCCTGTTAACCCTCCCAGTCTGGAATGAAGCTATTGTTTTTGGAAGATACTGGGATGTTGGAGTGGTATGCGAATTCTCTATGGCCCTGCAGTCACACTACTCTATGCAGCACTTAGAGAATATCGTCTGGGGCTACTTCAGTCCACAAAAGTGATTCTGCTTTGAACATTTGGTTTTCTGGTCATAAAGCTTTTCTGCTTAAGTTCATGtctcctttctcttcttctaaGTCCCGGTATGCCGCGAATCCTCTTGAACGAGAGGGGTGCCTTTGGGATGcataaattacaaagattataCGCTTTCAGTAGCTTCCTTTAAATCCGGCAAATGCAGTCATGGATAGCCATAGACAGTTTAATATAATGGTCTTGAGGTTTTGCTGGACAGATTCCAATTTCTTGAAGTCATACATTATGACTTTTGACAGTTTTGCAATTACTCAAATGGTTAACTTTGATTTTTGACCCATTAACAGGGCCGAGATTGAAAGGCTTGAGGCCACCAAAATTGACCTCCAAAACAGAATTGCTGAAGAGGTAGGCGGTTGAATGTTCTTCTTACTCTTATCTCTTTATTCAGTTTTGTTGTTGATCATTTAACCTTCCTTGTTTGCGGTCGTAACAGGCTAAAGAGAATGCAGTTCTTCAAGAAAGTCTGGAGAGACGAAAGAATGCTGTGCATGAGCAACGTCTGGCTCTTGAGCAAGAGGTATGTGCTTTAGTAATCTTTAGTTATCCTTGTCATCTTTAGTTATTCGTTTGACAATTCAGCATCAACATGTGCATTTGCACACTCCCCATAGCACTTCTACCTTTGACAGCTAGGTGTTGGTCGTACTTCCAGGTGGCAAGACTACATGGACAGttgaacaaagagagagagttgagagaaGTATTGGAAGCCGGACTTGAAATGCCTCAAGGCTCCATACTTCTCTCTGCATATATTGATGAAAAGGTGTGTTTACCTCACAATCACTTGGTACAGTTGATTTGATCATACACTAAACTATGAACTGTATATGTGCAAAAGACAAAGGCAGAGCTTGAGGAAATTGTTCGAGTGGAGGCAGATGTCACTAATTTGAAGCAGACAGCTGATGACCTTGGAATGCAGCTCAATCAACAACGTGAACTGAACAGTGGTTTCGCACATGGTTCATGCAGTCAAGCAAGACTGTAagatttgtttttggttttattgGTGCATCTTTGTCCTTTGATCGATTAGAGTTGTATAACTCAAAAGTTTTCTGGCTTAAGATGCTTGAGTGACTAGAATTTATCTGTCTCACAAAATCCAAAATTGCAAGTCCAGGTGTTTAGGAATAAGCAAATGAATGGTGGGTGTTTGTGTTTTCGTACTTTTGCATTCAGTTCATTTCCTTATGCTTTCTCGCTCACACTTTGGATACAGGAGGGAAAGGGGGAAGGAAATTGAAACTACTGATACCTTTCATACTACCGAGAAATCAACAAGAAGTAAGGTATACATTCGTGTTGATCGAAATTTATTACTAGCTGGTATTGTGAACCTGGGACTTCTTGTTTTTAAGCTTTTGTATTCAAACAAATTACTTGAGTTTCTAATTTTCCAAAAAGGCACAAACTAAATTCTTCCGTCACACGTTTGGATTGGAAGATCTTGAAGTCTGGATGTAGCTTTTAGATATATTTGAGTACTAGATCCTCTCCACTAAGTTACTGGTAAACTGAGCACAAGTCAAGGTTGTGTTACTTAAGCTGGGTAATCGTGCTCCAAACTCGTGCTTTAATTTCATTTATTTGGCTGCTAAATGAGCCTAGATGACCTTACAAGGCTGAACTGTTCAACCATCTTTGTTGTATATAGATTCAGGTCTTAGTGCCCATAGGTTCTACATATGAGTGTTAATGCTCCCAAATTGGAAATATACTTTGTTCCTGTTATGTTTCATCATACAATGTAGTTTACGGATTCTTCTAGGTTGTGGTTGGATCTTGGATCTGTACTCTGTAGCCAGGGGAAAAAAGGAAGGGGAAGAAGAGAGCAAATATTTTCTCCCCATCAATCTTGTAGCAAATCAAAGCTCTAACCAGAGTCTTATTGATTGTTATGACAACCAcgaaatagaaaataaacaaaccaaCTAGTGATCAAAGCAAGGACACATGATTTACGTGGTTCCGCTCAAGctcaaagcaagaacgtactccacgggcGAATAgcgagagaggattcactatgaatgaggagagatTAGAAAGAGCcagctatacccgtaactctcaATGAAGCAACAAACGATATTCTGGGACAAATCTCGGGTGGAACCTAAAAGGGAgcacaaacccttggtggaacccaaaGAGACAACACAAAACCCTAAGATCAAGCCCCAATGACAGAAGACCTAACCCTAGAAACCCCCAAAGTCTCTATTTATAAGAAACCTCTAAAAGTAGTCAAACAAGGAGGTTACCAAATTCAAGGCACTTTCCTAACACTGATGATTCATGTGTGTTAGAGATATCCAATTTGGTCCATTAGACTATGGCATTCTACTAAATATATCTTTGGCAGGACAATCAATTGGATAAGGTAGACGGCGACAAAGATATGAAACAAGATCTTCCATTCTATTCAAATAAACAGTTGCCTCAGAAACAGATGATGGATCCAGCACGCAACTCCAAATCTGTTGGGGTTACAGCCACTTCATCTTCTGCCAGTTTGAAGAAGTTTGGTGCAAGGGATGAGGTAACTTGCATTACTGTTTTCTATGTCTGTTTTCTCTGTATTCGTTGAGTGGTCCTGTAAAAGACATACTTACAGCAGCAAAAGTTTGAGGGTTGAGAGGGGATTCTACGGAAACGAGATTAAAATGAAActgatctctctccctcttcgtCTCTCTTTTTGTAAATGCTGTTTTGTTGTAGATAGGGTCGTTTGGACCCCAGAAGAAAAGGGGGCAGGGATTAGAATTAGATTTTATTCTATATAATGGTGCATGACTTGGCTGAATTTGGATCATGGATTGTGGCGGGatctaaagagaaagggaaaaggtGAAGGAAATGGTACGAAATTAATGAATTTGAAGAAGCTATAGTTTTACTATTAGTTTCCCTATCATTCCCTGCATGCTTGGTGAGCCCATCCACGAATCCATGACTGAAATACAACCTCAATCTTAtctcaaaaacaaaatgcaaacaTGTCCTGGTGTCAGTTAACATTGCATGTCTGTTAAATTGCTTAGATGGGCTAAAGAGCCTCACCGTTGCCCCCATAACCTCCGTTTGGATGGAGTTGGTCAAAAAGAAAACGTAAGAGGATACTGCTACTTAATTTATTGGATGAATAAAAGAGGTGAGAAACGCATAGTAAGTTCTATTTTGTTGCTCACAGGTTCTCACCAAATATGGTTAGATCTGGTAAGAAACCACGTCGTTTTTTTCTTCCCTCACAGTAACCCTCCATTGAAATGGACTGTTGCCAGATGACTGCTAACAAGTCGCTTGTGGATTGCAGGGAGCTAATAACTCCACATCTTCAGCATTGTCAAAGCTAACAAACAGACTCAACTTCTTGAAAGAACGACGCGGCCAAATTGCCAATGAGCTCCATAATATGGACAAAGGGAGGAGTTCAGGTACTTCTGTGAAGAGCTTTGAAAGAGGTAGTGGATTAGAATGGCGCCATTCTGTTCAAAACCCAGACAAATTTCATGGGACAATAGATAACCAGTCAGTCTataattcacaaaagggctTAGAAATCAGAAGTAACCGTTCTCCCCAGATTTTCGAAAATACAGAAAGAGTTAGGATGACGGATGGTGGATCACTCCAACACCTCGATAAAGGAATAATGGAAGTGCAATTCGCTCCGAACTTGGAGAGAGGAAAATCAGAAAGCTTTCCTAATGTGGACAAAGGGAGAAGGTCAGAGGGCCATCCTCATGTTCCCCCAAGGACGTATTCCAGATGATCCTGCTCTTTTTTGCTCTTTCGTGATAGTGTTCTTACATAATCGACTCAGCTTATCTCACCAACACTTTTCACTATCAAGACGACCCACAAGATTTTCGAATGAGGTATTCTAGGAAAATGTCAACATTGAGATTGATACCCACGTCTACGGTTGCTGAAGTTGAGATTCTCCCAGAGCCCACGATTGTACAGATTATTCATCTCCTCGATGGAAGCTGCATATTTTGAAGTCCTGGCTTTTGGTTTCACTTGTTCAGAAGAGACATAGTAGGgcaatttttttcttgtaattaTTGTTGTTGTATGTTCAAGGCTGCAATATAGTTGCTAGTAGGGAACTGAATGGAGTCCTGTGTTTCAGGAACTTAAAATGTcagaaggaaatattttgtcaGATTGAAAAGTATATATATGAATTTTGGGATGTTTTCAACATAACTGCCTCtttatctttttcttatttttcatctaTTTATTGAGGACCCAATACTGAAAGAAACGTCACCCTACCCTGAAcgatattttttgtgtttttttaatttcagaaaaCAATAAGAGAGAATATTTGGTATTCAACTGGGAAGCTCATGACAAGAGTTTCAAGAGACAATTGAGATACGGTTTGCCTAACATGTTTCCCAAATCGAGCCATAACCTCCTTTCCATAATACAAATTGTATATGCAACCTAGATCCGTACATACTCATTAAAAATGCTCCTTAAATATTCATTCATTGGACTTGAGCTTGAACTTGAGATCAAGCTCGAACTTGCTAAAAATCTAAACATGCTAAAATTTGACTAGACTTGGCTTGTTTTGAGCTATACCTAACACTTGGGCTTGGGTGGAACTAACATGAGAGAATACAAACTTGAACAAAGAGGAGACGGCCACACATCCAGGGGTTGTCCCGGCGGTTTAGGCAGATGCCCAGGCTTTGGGAGTAGTCCTCAAGGTCTGAGGTTCGATTCTCCACATGGTGAGTACCTTGCAGTAAGGGGGAGGCCGTGACTAGTGTGGTCGCTCTAGCTCCCTTTTGGGTTGCGCAGTCGAATCCATTTAGTAACTTAGTTGTAGAGTTGTTCCTCCGTTTTAAAAAGAGAGAGGCCCTTTTTCATGGGTGGAAAAGGATAGGATTTTCTCTCCTTGCTACATCGATCATTGCCGAGGCCCTTTTTCATGGGTGGAAAAGGATAGGATTTTCTCTCCTTGCTACATCGATCATTGCCGTGACTAGTACGGTCGCTCTAACTCCCCTTTGGATTGCGCAGTCGAATCCATTTAGTAATTTAATTATAGGGTTGTTCGTCCGTTTTAAAAAGAGAGATCCTTTTTCATGGGTGGAAAAGGATAGGATTTTCTCTCCTGGCTACATCGATCATTGCttcaaaagtaaagaaaaagacgccGTGTGATGGTGAAAAGAATTTGCCGTTGCCGCCAGTTGAACCGGAAATGGAAGATAAACCCAAATTTGTTTGTGCTGCAGCGGCTGATGATGTTATCATGTGTtctgaaaaataattatttaaccCAAATAACTCTAAAGTTAGAAAGTTATTAAACGGTTACGTACGGAGTGTTTGgaaacctttttgttttcagtttttggttttatttttttgaaaactaatgaaaaaaacttgtttggtaacaagttTCTGAAAATGTTACCAAACGCACCCTTAGCCAGACGATTAAAAATGtgcttttcatttctttattgATGTCCTCTAATCAGCAACGGGATGAGGAATGAGAATGTGATGCCATGTTTTCATTATTTCGATATTTGGAACCTTTTTTTTCTGATCGAAAAagaaagtaacattttattgatgCCAATAGAACATTACAAtttgaagattaaaaaaaaaatagaacattacaaagagagaagaaaagaattaCAAATCAAACGACATTATAGAGTAATCCATAGGATGAACGGAGTTGTAAACACCCAATCTATGTTTGAATTAACTGGCCATGGAATTTAAATGTGATTACCAATGAAATATTCAACCAGGAATCACATTTCTAAACTATGTATGAATTTGATCCCTCCCATCCTCCATGAGAAACCTAAGTTCCTGCCTCaatcaattcaaaaagaaaatgtttgaCTTAATTGAATTTCCGaaataacttattttcttgGATAAGATTATTGAATTAATATAAACTTCGGAATAGAATTACTAATCAAATTCCCATCCCTACCGAGTATTACTGGCAACATAGCATGAATATAAGATTACTAAACTAATACAAACATCGGAATTGAATTTCAGTACTAATTAAACTCCTAATCAAATTCCCATCCCTACCGAGTATTACTggcatccaaacatagcatGAATATAAAATTACTAAACTAATACAAACATCGGAATAGAATTACAGTACTAATTAAACTCCTATTCCTACCAAGCATTACGGGCGTCCAAACATAGCACAAGGATAGGTAAATAAAGCTACATCAATGCTTCtaaattaaaggaaaagacGTCATGCGCTAAGACCATTAAAAAATTGCCGCTGCCGGGACTTGAACCCGGATTAGGAATATCAGCCCATATGTTTGTGCTACAGCGGCTATCGTTGTTATATTGTTGAAGAAATAATTATTTAATGTtaacaacatatatatatatatatatatatatatatatatatatatacggggcggttccggggacacttaaaaaaacactccaaatcttaatctcatagttcccgatcaaattttgatgatctgagccgctcaatgtgttcagaacgtgattttaaggatgctcgcgagaaactggcaaaaaaactaaccgggaagggcttgatttgagtagttttttattggaccattcaataaagttcaataaaaaactgttcggatgaagcccttcccggtctttttttttgctgatttcttgaaggcacccttaaaatcacgttctgatcacattgagcggctcggatcatcaaaattcgatcggaaactatgaagtgtttttttaagtgtccccggaaccgccccgatatatatatatatatatatatatatatagggcctTCATAAGTTCATAATCACTCGAATAAGACCATAGACTCAATATCTATGGATTGGTGCTATGGTGTATGAGGCCAGAGGGTTgtgagtctttttttttttgaagggagaattttttttattaatctttaaaagaaTATAAAGACTAAAAGGGCAAAGAGAAAGACACAAGTGTCGATTCGAGATCCAAAtttttgattggcaagatgccaatcAAGAAGAAAACCCCAAGGGCAACAtagagctgggcaacggacacgagacacgagacacgataacacgatacgaatcggacacgaagttagcgggttaggattgaacatttctgacacgaaacacgaaaatgacacgactcgagaacacgaattctaaatgggttgggttcaggttgaacacgcgagacacgaaattgacacgactaACATggttactaatctgtgtcacccattaacacgaacgtatatacataatatatggtatatctgtaattctatatagagttggacaacagacacgataacacgatacGAACCGAACACGAAGTTAATGGGTTAAGGTTGAGCAtttttgacacgaaacacgaaaatgacacgactcaagaaacacgaattctaaatgagttgggttcgggttgggtgatttgtgacacgaacccgactaacccgacccgacacgacctgttacccaggccTAGGGCAACACCTAAAAGGTCACAAAGGTCAGATAAAATAATACCCCGTAAAGAGCAAATGAGTCGCAGCCCAAATACTTGAAAAAACTTAAAGCCCAATTGCCCAAATACATGGGGAAAACCCAACAATGAAGCCCAAATACACAccaagtgaaaaaaaataaatttccagCTTGTGGTTGCAGTTAGTGATACATGAATGTAAAATCTTGATCTATGAGTCTCCCTCAATTGTTGTCTCCACATCGGAGCCTCCTCTCTCTATCTAAGCCCGTACATCAAGCATAGGTATATGATATTTTTTGGTTCGTTAAAAGTTCATGAAACAAAGTCCTGGTCGACTTGAACTTGGTCATTAAATTTTTAATGGACTTCAA
This genomic window contains:
- the LOC131332978 gene encoding rho GTPase-activating protein REN1, whose amino-acid sequence is MTNRNITDSSQGEGGNHHPPSGPPDHLLSRGGNKGEGGNHHPPSGPPDHLLSRSNNKVFKSGPLFLSSKGIGWTSWKKRWFILTRTSLVFFRSDPNAVTQKGNEVNLTLGGIDLNNSGRVDVKADKKLLTVLFPDGRDGRAFTLKAETSEDLHEWKVALEEALAQAPSATLIMGQNGLFRNDQSDAFDGSVDQLKEKQPVKSLVIGRPVLLALEDIDGNPSFLEKALRFVEEHGVKVEGILRQAADVDDVEHRIREYEQGKTDFSPEEDAHVIADCVKYVLRELPSSPVPASCCKALLEACRTEHGRRLAAMREAICETFPEPNRRLLQRILMMMQTIASHKAENRMSCSAVAACMAPLLLRPLLAGDCDLEHDFDVGGDGSIQLLQAAAAANHAQAIVVTLLEEYENIFGEGSMSTELYSDSEESGSESEELSDYDDETSEDGTDGSHADIDEELEDASNETHSEAGNIGDDDKASSCTILIASFSGIVMEFSLLLFSEFCSLSWFLFPLHSFFQKLLTLKFLKMQGSDSRSFGSDSNESGYDDKAKSRQHDNLQSSGNIPNQNNYGSPMKSDESAEVLGDDPAETGLGPKLTDKNSTISNGPVHGARRAAVWGRTPAKKKLSMESIDFPFEDEAEIERLEATKIDLQNRIAEEAKENAVLQESLERRKNAVHEQRLALEQEVARLHGQLNKERELREVLEAGLEMPQGSILLSAYIDEKTKAELEEIVRVEADVTNLKQTADDLGMQLNQQRELNSGFAHGSCSQARLRERGKEIETTDTFHTTEKSTRSKDNQLDKVDGDKDMKQDLPFYSNKQLPQKQMMDPARNSKSVGVTATSSSASLKKFGARDEGANNSTSSALSKLTNRLNFLKERRGQIANELHNMDKGRSSGTSVKSFERGSGLEWRHSVQNPDKFHGTIDNQSVYNSQKGLEIRSNRSPQIFENTERVRMTDGGSLQHLDKGIMEVQFAPNLERGKSESFPNVDKGRRSEGHPHVPPRTYSR